A window of Pseudomonas mucidolens contains these coding sequences:
- a CDS encoding MarR family winged helix-turn-helix transcriptional regulator has product MNHFTPENFHTCHLGLLLGRAAILKDRIIDTHMEPHGVTAAQFKVLIIMAQFGVDTPAELCRHLSLDSGSMTRMLDRLEQKELLARKRSEQDRRQVQLVLTTDGQRLADMLPHIGAQALNQLAGALEPGELQSLEKILKKMLIAAGDPITIQRVGTQ; this is encoded by the coding sequence ATGAACCACTTCACCCCGGAAAACTTTCACACCTGCCATCTCGGGCTTTTGCTGGGTCGCGCCGCGATTCTCAAGGACCGCATCATCGACACCCACATGGAACCCCACGGCGTCACCGCCGCGCAGTTCAAGGTGTTGATCATCATGGCCCAGTTCGGCGTCGATACCCCCGCGGAGCTGTGTCGGCACCTGTCCTTGGACAGTGGCTCGATGACCCGCATGCTCGATCGCCTGGAGCAAAAAGAACTGTTGGCGCGCAAGCGTTCCGAACAGGATCGGCGTCAAGTGCAGCTTGTGCTCACGACCGACGGCCAGCGCCTGGCGGACATGCTGCCGCACATCGGCGCCCAGGCCTTGAACCAGTTGGCCGGTGCGCTGGAGCCGGGAGAGTTGCAGAGCCTGGAAAAAATCCTCAAGAAAATGCTCATAGCGGCCGGTGATCCCATCACCATTCAGCGAGTAGGTACTCAATGA
- a CDS encoding autotransporter assembly complex protein TamA produces the protein MKFPGRFTSGLILLFTSCGALAQSELDVRIKPSNEALKANIEGYIGGVGERDEEALLRFSRGAEEQARKAAQALGFYQPRIASEVRGGENPRLILTVDPGEPVHLRDVTIRVDGQAAQLKSFRVPDSKDLKPGAVLNHGHYEDAKRLIQNQASRFGFFSGRFTRQTLSVDPLAGVADIDLVYDSGPRYTLGQVNFAGDTPFDAELLQRMVPFKSGTPYDSELIAELNQALQASGFFEGVRVDAAPAAAADDVIPVAVQLETRKPRTMGLGLGYSTDVGPRGKANWTRHWVNPQGHSYGWEAEVSAPRQNVGLWYDIPLDPPLTDKLRFAGGYQNEELANTDTLSKLLTLGPEWHSKLPSGWTRVISLKWQREEYRLGDDSGLSNLLMPGVSYSYLRSDNRIDPKNGYRLQFDAKVAKEGLGSDTNLLYGTAMIKGLTTVWDKHRFLGRAQFGGSATNGYKSVPPSLRFFAGGDQSVRGYEYQTLSPENSQGDRIGGRYMVALSAEYQYSIAEKWRIATFIDQGNSFNNMEFPSLKSGVGVGVRWVSPVGPIRLDLAHALDDPGGIRLHFSMGPEL, from the coding sequence ATGAAATTTCCAGGAAGATTTACCAGCGGCTTGATTCTGCTGTTCACAAGCTGCGGCGCATTGGCGCAAAGCGAACTGGACGTACGCATCAAACCTTCAAACGAGGCGCTGAAGGCCAACATCGAAGGCTATATCGGCGGGGTTGGCGAGCGTGATGAGGAAGCCTTGTTGCGCTTCAGTCGTGGCGCCGAAGAGCAGGCTCGCAAAGCGGCGCAGGCGTTGGGCTTTTATCAGCCGCGGATCGCCAGTGAGGTGCGGGGCGGCGAGAACCCGCGGCTGATCCTCACTGTCGACCCCGGCGAGCCCGTGCATTTGCGTGATGTGACCATTCGCGTCGACGGCCAGGCGGCGCAACTCAAGTCGTTTCGAGTCCCTGACAGCAAGGACCTCAAGCCCGGTGCCGTGCTCAATCATGGTCATTACGAAGATGCCAAGCGTCTGATCCAGAATCAGGCATCGCGCTTCGGCTTTTTCAGTGGCCGCTTCACGCGCCAGACCTTGTCCGTCGACCCCCTGGCGGGCGTGGCTGATATCGATCTGGTCTACGACAGCGGCCCGCGCTACACCCTTGGCCAGGTCAACTTCGCTGGCGACACACCGTTCGATGCAGAATTGCTGCAACGCATGGTGCCGTTCAAGAGCGGCACCCCTTACGATTCCGAACTAATTGCCGAACTTAACCAGGCCCTGCAAGCCAGCGGTTTTTTCGAGGGCGTGCGGGTGGACGCCGCTCCGGCTGCGGCCGCCGACGATGTGATCCCGGTTGCCGTCCAGCTGGAAACCCGCAAACCACGCACCATGGGGCTGGGCCTGGGTTACTCGACCGACGTTGGTCCCCGAGGTAAAGCCAACTGGACGCGTCACTGGGTCAATCCCCAGGGGCACAGCTATGGCTGGGAGGCCGAGGTGTCTGCGCCCCGGCAGAACGTCGGCCTGTGGTATGACATTCCGCTTGATCCGCCGCTCACCGACAAGCTGCGTTTTGCCGGCGGTTATCAGAACGAAGAATTGGCCAACACCGACACCTTGAGCAAATTGCTCACCCTCGGCCCTGAATGGCACAGCAAATTGCCCAGCGGTTGGACACGGGTGATTTCCCTCAAGTGGCAGCGCGAAGAATATCGCTTGGGCGACGATTCAGGTTTGAGCAATCTGCTGATGCCAGGCGTCAGCTATTCGTACCTGCGCAGCGATAACCGCATCGATCCGAAAAACGGCTATCGACTGCAATTTGATGCCAAGGTGGCCAAGGAAGGATTGGGGTCGGACACAAATCTGCTGTATGGCACGGCAATGATCAAGGGCTTGACCACCGTGTGGGACAAGCACCGCTTCCTCGGTCGTGCGCAGTTCGGCGGCAGCGCCACCAATGGCTACAAATCGGTACCGCCGTCCTTGCGTTTTTTCGCTGGCGGCGATCAGAGCGTGCGCGGCTACGAGTACCAGACCTTGTCCCCGGAAAACTCCCAGGGGGACCGCATTGGGGGGCGCTACATGGTGGCCTTGAGCGCCGAGTATCAATATTCCATCGCCGAAAAATGGCGCATCGCGACCTTTATCGATCAGGGTAACTCCTTTAACAACATGGAATTTCCGAGCTTGAAAAGCGGCGTCGGGGTGGGGGTGCGCTGGGTGTCGCCCGTCGGCCCCATTCGTCTCGACCTGGCCCATGCCCTCGACGACCCGGGTGGTATCCGTTTGCACTTTTCCATGGGGCCAGAACTGTGA
- a CDS encoding efflux RND transporter periplasmic adaptor subunit, whose amino-acid sequence MATAETSNTAEQPQDNNPRKRKVLLLGLALIVILGAVGVWGWYELYGRWSESTDDAYVNGNVVEITPLVTGTVVSIGADDGDLVHAGQVLINFDPSDAAVGLQSAQANLARTVRQVRGLYSNVDGMKAQINAQKAEVQTAQDNYSRRKSLARGGAISLEELSHARDSLTAANNTLTNLQQQLKSTNALVDDTVISSHPDVQAAAAQLRQAYLTRARSTLIAPVSGYVAKRTVQLGQRVQPGTALMAVIPLDQLWIDANFKETQLRDMRIGQSVEIESDLYGSDVKFNGTVDSVGAGTGSAFALLPAQNATGNWIKIVQRVPVRIHINAEQLAEHPLRVGLSTLVDVDLHDQSGPILAQQAPQQASYTTNVYERQLAEADAMIDQLIHDNSAATAKAAQR is encoded by the coding sequence ATGGCCACTGCCGAAACCAGCAACACCGCTGAGCAACCCCAGGACAACAACCCGCGCAAACGCAAAGTATTGCTGCTGGGCCTGGCACTGATCGTCATCCTCGGCGCCGTTGGCGTCTGGGGTTGGTATGAGCTGTATGGCCGCTGGAGCGAAAGCACCGATGACGCCTATGTGAACGGCAACGTGGTAGAAATCACTCCGTTGGTCACCGGCACCGTGGTGAGCATCGGCGCCGACGATGGTGACCTGGTGCATGCAGGCCAGGTGCTGATCAATTTCGACCCCAGCGACGCTGCGGTCGGCCTGCAAAGTGCCCAGGCCAATCTGGCCCGCACGGTACGCCAGGTGCGGGGTTTGTACAGCAATGTCGATGGCATGAAAGCCCAGATCAACGCACAGAAAGCTGAAGTGCAAACGGCCCAGGACAACTACAGCCGACGTAAGAGCCTGGCCCGGGGCGGGGCGATTTCCCTGGAAGAACTGTCCCATGCGCGGGACAGCCTGACCGCCGCCAACAACACCCTGACCAACCTTCAGCAGCAATTGAAGAGTACCAATGCGCTGGTGGATGACACCGTCATCTCGTCCCATCCGGACGTGCAGGCCGCTGCCGCCCAGTTGCGGCAAGCGTACCTGACCCGTGCACGCAGCACCCTGATCGCTCCGGTCAGCGGTTATGTGGCCAAGCGGACCGTGCAACTGGGGCAGCGCGTCCAGCCGGGAACGGCGCTGATGGCGGTGATTCCGCTGGATCAACTGTGGATCGACGCCAACTTCAAGGAAACCCAACTGCGCGACATGCGTATCGGCCAGTCGGTAGAGATCGAATCCGACCTCTACGGCAGCGACGTTAAATTCAATGGCACCGTCGACAGCGTTGGCGCCGGTACCGGCAGCGCCTTTGCCTTGCTGCCGGCACAGAACGCCACCGGTAACTGGATCAAGATCGTGCAACGGGTGCCGGTGCGCATTCACATCAACGCCGAGCAGTTGGCCGAACATCCGCTGCGGGTGGGCTTGTCGACCCTGGTCGATGTCGACCTGCACGATCAGAGCGGACCGATCCTGGCCCAGCAGGCGCCACAGCAGGCGTCGTATACCACCAACGTCTACGAACGCCAACTGGCCGAGGCGGACGCGATGATCGACCAATTGATTCATGACAATAGCGCCGCGACCGCCAAGGCTGCACAACGCTGA
- a CDS encoding DHA2 family efflux MFS transporter permease subunit, translated as MSNQASFTPPSLLMATIGLSLATFMQVLDTTIANVALPTISGNLGVSSEQGTWVITSFAVSNAIALPLTGWLSRRFGEVKLFLWATVLFVLASFLCGISTSMPELIGFRVLQGLVAGPLYPMTQTLLIAVYPPAKRGMALALLAMVTVVAPIAGPILGGWITDSYSWPWIFFINVPIGIFAVMVVRSQLKKRPVVTSHQPMDYVGLLSLIVGVGALQIILDKGNDLDWFESNFIIIGALISVIALAVFVIWEMTDKHPVVNLRLFAYRNFRIGTLVLVLGYAGFFGINLILPQWLQTQMGYTATWAGLAVAPIGILPVLMSPFVGKYAHKFDLRLLAGLAFLAIGLSCFMRAGFTNEVDFQHIALVQLFMGIGVALFFMPTLSILMSDLPPHQIADGAGLATFLRTLGGSFAASLTTWIWIRRADQHHAYMSEHMSVYDSATRDALNTLGGAGDKAYMQLDQILTSQAYMMSTVDYFTLLGWMFVGLILLVWLAKPPFAAKAGPAASGH; from the coding sequence ATGAGCAACCAAGCCTCTTTCACGCCACCCAGCTTACTGATGGCCACTATCGGGCTGTCTTTGGCGACGTTCATGCAGGTGCTCGACACCACCATCGCCAACGTGGCATTGCCGACCATCTCCGGCAACCTCGGCGTGAGCTCGGAGCAAGGTACCTGGGTCATCACTTCGTTTGCGGTGAGCAACGCGATTGCCTTACCCCTGACCGGCTGGCTGAGTCGGCGTTTTGGCGAGGTGAAGCTGTTTCTGTGGGCCACCGTCCTGTTTGTGCTGGCTTCGTTTTTGTGTGGCATCTCCACTTCGATGCCCGAACTGATCGGCTTTCGGGTGCTGCAAGGCCTGGTGGCCGGCCCGCTGTACCCGATGACGCAAACGTTGCTGATTGCGGTTTATCCGCCGGCGAAACGCGGTATGGCCCTGGCGTTGCTGGCGATGGTCACGGTGGTCGCGCCGATTGCCGGGCCGATTCTCGGAGGATGGATCACCGACAGTTACAGCTGGCCGTGGATATTTTTCATCAACGTGCCCATCGGCATCTTTGCGGTGATGGTGGTGCGCTCGCAACTGAAAAAACGCCCGGTGGTCACCAGTCACCAACCCATGGATTACGTCGGCCTGCTGAGCCTGATCGTCGGCGTGGGAGCCTTGCAGATCATTCTCGACAAGGGCAATGACCTGGATTGGTTCGAGTCGAACTTCATCATCATCGGCGCGCTGATTTCGGTGATCGCGCTGGCGGTGTTCGTGATCTGGGAGATGACCGACAAGCATCCCGTGGTCAATCTGCGGCTGTTTGCCTATCGCAACTTTCGCATCGGCACCCTCGTGTTGGTCCTCGGTTACGCGGGCTTCTTCGGTATCAACCTGATCCTGCCGCAATGGCTGCAAACCCAGATGGGCTACACCGCTACCTGGGCGGGCCTGGCCGTGGCGCCGATCGGCATCCTGCCGGTGTTGATGTCGCCGTTTGTCGGCAAGTACGCCCACAAGTTCGACCTGCGTCTGCTGGCCGGCCTGGCGTTCCTGGCGATTGGCCTGAGTTGCTTCATGCGTGCCGGGTTCACCAACGAGGTGGACTTCCAGCACATCGCCCTGGTGCAACTGTTCATGGGGATCGGCGTGGCGCTGTTCTTCATGCCGACCTTGAGCATCCTGATGTCCGACTTGCCGCCGCACCAGATCGCCGACGGCGCCGGCCTCGCGACCTTCCTGCGCACCTTGGGTGGTAGCTTTGCGGCGTCGTTGACCACCTGGATCTGGATTCGCCGGGCGGACCAGCATCATGCCTATATGAGCGAGCACATGAGCGTCTACGACTCGGCCACTCGTGATGCGCTGAATACGCTGGGCGGGGCAGGGGACAAGGCTTATATGCAGTTGGATCAGATCCTCACCAGCCAGGCATACATGATGTCCACCGTGGATTACTTCACGTTACTGGGGTGGATGTTCGTCGGCTTGATCCTGCTGGTGTGGCTGGCTAAACCGCCGTTTGCGGCCAAGGCCGGACCAGCGGCCTCCGGCCACTGA
- a CDS encoding translocation/assembly module TamB domain-containing protein, with product MRRGLKIAGLTLLAVLALVVLALWTVLGTQAGSRWALGQVPGLTVENFQGRLGGRWSAGHLLWQQDNSRVELNAPTFEWSPACLLRMTLCINQLDVDQVSLQFAPSTEDSSGPITLPDLKLPVAIELGDVRVGSLLFNGSEALKGLQLAARWTAEGMKIDAVHLQREDLVLDLAGVLHPGGDWPLSVSGNLSLPYAPGDTPWNVALKIDGDLLKTLKLEADSSGYLPAKLRGELQPLVENLPAQLHLTADGFKASADLPDTLQLNQLDLTAIGDLNSGYQLLGKAQLPAEKGPVDLLLKGKVDAKGAQIAGLDLNAGNQQSLKLSAGLDWQQGFSAEAKIDWLDFPWHRLYPLIDEPQVVLHRFNGEISYKDGNYLGNLKAELDGPAGKFSLVTPFSGDLTQVFLPELQLVAGQGKAEGHLNLQFADGIAWDTALDLSAINPAYWVAQLPGTLAGPLRSKGQMKNQQLELNADLNLKGRLRGQPAAFVAKAEGAGEQWTLGTLDIRLGDNRISGSGSVQQRLAGQIDIKLARLAQLWPQLRGQVNGRLDVAGSLQAPQGKLNLLGQQLAFEDKRLQRLALDANLDANQRAKIDLKGSGIQAGDTQVGTLTASAQGDIKNQKVQVDLTGPLVKLALALDGHLDQGNWRGRLASGDVHAGGQDWKLQAPAKIERLADGKLTFAAHCWVSGAASLCGEDQRLMPEPKLRYHLKQFPIDSLAQWLPKDFAWQGKLNADVQLDLPASGPKGLVSVDASRGTLRVKDENQWLDFPYDTLKLETTLTPKRIDTQLNFQGGRLGELLLQAQINPLAKNKPLSGNFSLTGLDLAVARPFVPMVEKLTGKLNGNGRLSGSLLVPQINGNVNLVGGEISGPELPVSFEGLNVQALIAGESVWLNGGWRSGKTGQGSVKGLIEWGPALAVDISLQGTQLPVTVEPYAVLEVAPDLKITLKDDKLAIAGDVHIPRGEITVRELPPSTVKVSDDTVIVGSQTEEGQPPMAMAMDINVVVGEDKLSFAGFGLTAKVQGRVHIGDNMDTRGELWLNDGRYRAYGQRLNVRRARLLFAGPLDQPYLDIEAIRQTDDVIAGIRLSGSAEQPTTQIFSEPAMSQEQALSYLVLGRPLSTTGEDNNMLAQAALGLGLMGSAGVTSDIARNLGIQDFELDTQGSGNETAVVASGKITEKLSLRYGVGVFEPANTIALRYLLSKRVYLEVASGVASSLDIFYKRDF from the coding sequence GTGAGACGTGGTTTGAAAATAGCCGGCCTGACGCTGCTGGCGGTGCTGGCGCTGGTAGTGTTGGCGCTGTGGACCGTGCTGGGCACGCAGGCCGGCAGCCGATGGGCGCTGGGCCAGGTGCCGGGTCTGACAGTGGAGAATTTCCAGGGGCGGCTCGGCGGGCGCTGGAGCGCCGGGCATCTGCTTTGGCAGCAGGACAACAGCCGCGTCGAGCTGAATGCGCCGACGTTCGAGTGGTCGCCCGCGTGCCTGCTGCGCATGACCTTGTGCATCAATCAATTGGACGTGGACCAGGTCAGCCTGCAATTTGCGCCGAGTACCGAGGACAGCAGCGGCCCCATTACCTTGCCGGACTTGAAGTTGCCGGTGGCGATTGAACTGGGGGATGTTCGCGTCGGCAGTTTGCTGTTCAACGGCAGCGAAGCACTCAAGGGCTTGCAACTGGCGGCGCGCTGGACGGCTGAAGGGATGAAGATCGACGCGGTGCATCTGCAGCGGGAGGATCTGGTCCTGGACCTGGCCGGCGTGCTGCACCCTGGCGGTGACTGGCCGTTGAGCGTGTCGGGCAACCTCAGTTTGCCGTATGCGCCCGGTGACACGCCCTGGAATGTGGCCCTCAAGATCGACGGCGACTTGCTCAAGACCCTCAAGCTTGAGGCTGACAGCAGCGGCTATCTGCCGGCAAAACTGCGCGGCGAACTGCAACCGCTGGTGGAAAACCTGCCCGCGCAATTGCACCTTACCGCCGATGGCTTCAAGGCCAGCGCCGATCTGCCCGACACGTTGCAACTCAATCAGCTGGACCTCACCGCCATCGGTGACCTGAACAGCGGTTATCAGCTGTTGGGCAAAGCGCAATTGCCGGCGGAAAAAGGCCCGGTGGACTTGCTGCTCAAAGGTAAGGTCGACGCCAAGGGCGCACAGATTGCCGGCCTGGACTTGAATGCCGGGAACCAGCAAAGCCTCAAACTCAGCGCTGGACTGGATTGGCAGCAAGGGTTCAGTGCCGAGGCGAAAATCGATTGGCTGGACTTTCCCTGGCATCGTCTCTACCCGTTGATCGACGAGCCCCAAGTGGTGTTGCACCGCTTCAATGGTGAGATTTCCTATAAGGATGGCAACTACCTGGGCAATCTCAAGGCCGAGCTTGATGGCCCTGCCGGCAAGTTCAGCCTGGTGACGCCGTTCAGTGGCGACCTGACTCAAGTCTTCCTGCCGGAACTGCAACTGGTCGCCGGCCAGGGCAAGGCCGAAGGCCACTTGAACCTGCAGTTTGCCGATGGCATCGCCTGGGACACCGCGCTGGATCTTTCAGCGATCAACCCGGCGTATTGGGTTGCGCAGTTGCCGGGCACGCTCGCGGGGCCGTTGCGCAGCAAGGGCCAGATGAAAAACCAACAGCTTGAGTTGAACGCCGACCTTAACCTCAAGGGACGCTTGCGCGGCCAGCCCGCGGCCTTCGTCGCGAAGGCCGAGGGGGCCGGCGAGCAATGGACCCTGGGCACTCTGGATATCCGCCTGGGCGACAACCGCATCAGTGGCAGCGGCAGCGTGCAGCAGCGTTTGGCCGGGCAGATCGACATCAAGCTGGCGCGCCTGGCACAGCTGTGGCCGCAGTTGCGTGGGCAGGTCAATGGTCGCCTGGACGTCGCCGGTTCGTTGCAAGCGCCCCAGGGCAAGCTCAACCTGCTGGGCCAGCAGTTGGCGTTTGAAGACAAGCGCCTGCAAAGGCTGGCGCTGGACGCCAACCTCGACGCGAATCAACGGGCGAAAATCGATCTCAAGGGCAGCGGCATCCAGGCTGGCGACACTCAAGTCGGCACGCTCACCGCCAGCGCCCAGGGCGATATCAAAAACCAGAAAGTCCAGGTGGATCTGACGGGGCCTTTGGTCAAACTGGCCCTGGCCCTGGATGGCCACCTCGACCAGGGCAACTGGCGCGGACGTCTGGCCAGCGGTGATGTACACGCCGGGGGCCAGGACTGGAAACTGCAAGCCCCGGCGAAAATCGAGCGCTTGGCCGATGGCAAGCTGACCTTTGCCGCCCATTGCTGGGTGTCCGGTGCCGCCAGCCTGTGCGGCGAAGATCAGCGCCTGATGCCTGAGCCGAAATTGCGTTACCACCTCAAACAATTCCCCATCGACAGCCTGGCGCAATGGCTGCCCAAGGATTTTGCCTGGCAGGGCAAGCTCAACGCCGACGTGCAACTCGACCTGCCAGCCAGCGGTCCGAAGGGGCTGGTGTCGGTGGATGCGAGTCGCGGCACGCTGCGGGTCAAGGACGAGAATCAGTGGCTGGATTTTCCCTACGACACCTTGAAACTGGAAACCACGTTGACCCCGAAGCGCATCGACACCCAACTGAATTTCCAGGGTGGCAGGCTCGGCGAACTGTTGTTGCAGGCACAGATCAATCCACTGGCGAAGAACAAGCCGTTGTCCGGTAATTTCAGCCTGACCGGGCTTGATCTGGCCGTGGCCCGACCGTTTGTGCCGATGGTCGAAAAACTCACCGGCAAGCTCAACGGCAACGGTCGTCTGTCCGGCAGCCTGTTGGTACCGCAGATCAACGGCAATGTGAATCTGGTGGGCGGCGAGATTTCCGGACCTGAACTGCCCGTCAGCTTCGAAGGCCTGAACGTCCAGGCGCTGATCGCCGGCGAAAGCGTATGGCTCAACGGTGGCTGGCGCAGCGGCAAGACCGGGCAGGGCAGTGTAAAAGGGCTGATCGAGTGGGGGCCGGCGCTGGCGGTGGATATCAGCCTGCAAGGCACGCAACTGCCGGTTACGGTGGAGCCCTACGCGGTGCTGGAAGTGGCGCCGGACCTGAAGATCACGCTCAAAGACGACAAACTGGCGATTGCCGGCGACGTGCATATACCTCGCGGTGAAATCACCGTGCGTGAGCTGCCGCCGTCGACGGTCAAGGTCTCCGATGACACGGTGATCGTCGGCAGCCAGACCGAGGAAGGCCAGCCGCCGATGGCGATGGCCATGGATATCAACGTGGTGGTGGGTGAAGACAAACTGAGCTTTGCCGGTTTTGGCCTGACCGCCAAGGTCCAGGGCCGTGTGCATATTGGCGACAATATGGACACCCGTGGCGAACTGTGGCTCAACGATGGACGCTATCGCGCCTACGGCCAACGCCTCAACGTACGCCGCGCACGGTTACTGTTCGCCGGGCCCCTCGATCAGCCGTACCTGGACATCGAGGCCATTCGCCAGACCGACGACGTGATCGCTGGCATTCGCTTGAGCGGGAGTGCCGAGCAGCCCACCACGCAAATCTTCTCGGAACCGGCGATGAGCCAGGAACAGGCGCTGTCCTATCTGGTGCTGGGCCGTCCGTTGAGTACCACTGGCGAGGACAACAACATGCTGGCGCAAGCGGCGCTTGGCCTGGGGTTGATGGGCAGCGCGGGCGTCACTTCGGACATCGCCAGGAACCTTGGGATCCAGGACTTTGAACTCGACACCCAGGGCAGTGGCAATGAAACCGCGGTGGTGGCCAGTGGCAAGATCACTGAAAAACTCAGCCTGCGTTACGGGGTTGGCGTGTTTGAGCCGGCCAACACCATTGCGTTGCGTTACCTGTTGAGCAAGCGGGTGTATCTGGAGGTGGCCAGCGGCGTCGCCAGTTCGCTGGATATTTTCTACAAACGGGATTTCTGA
- a CDS encoding efflux transporter outer membrane subunit: protein MNTRAFCLVLVAMGMAGCANYSGLDTQGQRLDANNLQVGKSLSGVTLSPAAWPTADWWKNLGDPQLDGLIQEALQNSPDMQVASARAHQAEAVAYAANAARRPTLDASAGISRSRLAKDQDPRGEGDAYSTVRNISAGFNYNFDLWGGQRAAWEAALGQARAAEVDRQAAHLTLAADVAKAYSDLGQAHIIRDLANEDLKRTRQMLELSQRRLSSGIDSHYQYQQTESLEASAESQLIDAEKKLQSAKIALAVLLGKGPDRGNQLARPNVLKPGAVAVPSVLPAELLGRRPDLIAARWRVEAASKNIVAGKANFYPNLNLSASAGAESLLGDAMFGSASRFFNIAPTISLPIFDGGRLRADLDARDADYDLAVAQYNKILVQALGDVGNTLSQLRDTGRQIEAQQHATEIAQASYDTAVQRYGSGIGNYLDVLSIEQQLLQAQRQLASLNAEQIDLSIQLMQALGGGFNADNVASVTPPPAIRTK, encoded by the coding sequence ATGAACACACGCGCTTTTTGCCTGGTGCTGGTGGCCATGGGCATGGCTGGTTGCGCCAACTACAGTGGCCTCGACACCCAAGGCCAGCGCCTCGACGCGAACAACCTGCAGGTCGGTAAATCGCTGAGTGGAGTGACCCTGTCACCGGCGGCCTGGCCAACAGCCGATTGGTGGAAAAACCTCGGTGACCCGCAACTCGACGGCCTGATCCAGGAAGCCCTGCAGAACAGCCCCGATATGCAAGTCGCCAGCGCTCGCGCACATCAGGCCGAGGCTGTGGCCTACGCGGCCAACGCCGCTCGCAGGCCGACCCTGGATGCCAGCGCCGGCATCAGCCGTTCTCGCCTGGCCAAGGATCAGGACCCACGCGGCGAAGGCGATGCCTACTCCACCGTGCGAAACATCAGTGCCGGCTTCAACTACAACTTTGACCTGTGGGGCGGTCAGCGCGCCGCCTGGGAAGCCGCCTTGGGCCAGGCGCGTGCCGCCGAAGTCGACCGGCAGGCCGCGCACCTGACCCTGGCCGCCGATGTGGCCAAGGCCTACAGCGACCTGGGGCAGGCCCATATCATTCGTGACCTGGCCAATGAAGACCTGAAGCGCACCCGGCAAATGCTCGAGTTGAGCCAGCGCCGCCTGAGTTCCGGTATCGATAGTCACTACCAGTACCAGCAGACCGAAAGCCTGGAAGCCAGCGCCGAATCGCAGTTGATCGACGCCGAGAAAAAACTGCAGAGCGCTAAAATTGCCTTGGCCGTGTTGCTGGGCAAAGGCCCGGATCGTGGCAATCAACTGGCCCGGCCGAACGTGCTCAAACCCGGCGCGGTCGCCGTACCGTCGGTGCTGCCCGCCGAGCTGCTTGGCCGTCGCCCGGACCTGATCGCCGCCCGTTGGCGTGTCGAGGCAGCCAGCAAGAATATTGTCGCTGGCAAGGCCAACTTCTATCCCAACCTCAACCTGAGCGCGAGTGCCGGTGCCGAGTCGTTGCTGGGCGATGCAATGTTCGGTTCCGCCAGCCGCTTCTTCAACATCGCGCCGACGATTTCCCTGCCGATCTTCGATGGCGGGCGCCTGCGGGCCGACCTTGATGCACGGGATGCCGACTACGACCTCGCAGTGGCCCAATACAACAAAATCCTGGTGCAAGCCTTGGGCGACGTGGGCAACACCCTCTCGCAACTGCGCGATACCGGTCGGCAGATCGAGGCCCAGCAACATGCGACCGAGATAGCCCAGGCGTCCTACGACACCGCCGTCCAGCGCTACGGCTCAGGCATCGGCAATTATCTGGATGTGCTCAGCATCGAGCAGCAACTGCTGCAGGCCCAGCGCCAATTGGCCAGTCTGAATGCCGAGCAGATCGATCTTTCGATTCAACTGATGCAGGCCCTGGGGGGCGGTTTCAACGCCGACAACGTGGCGAGCGTCACACCGCCTCCAGCCATCCGCACGAAATAA